One Streptomyces sp. R28 DNA window includes the following coding sequences:
- the moaC gene encoding cyclic pyranopterin monophosphate synthase MoaC: MSTQEPSTQDHLTHIDDAGAARMVDVSGKDVTARTARAAGRVLVSPRVIELLRGEGVPKGDALATARIAGIMGAKRTPDLIPLCHPLSVSGVKLDLSVADDAVEIVATVKTTDRTGVEMEALTAVSVAALTVIDMVKAVDKGAVITDVRVEEKTGGKSGDWSRA; encoded by the coding sequence ATGAGCACGCAGGAACCGTCCACGCAGGACCACCTCACACACATCGACGACGCGGGCGCGGCCCGCATGGTCGACGTCTCCGGGAAGGACGTGACCGCGCGCACCGCCCGAGCCGCCGGCCGGGTCCTCGTCTCACCCCGCGTGATCGAGCTGCTGCGCGGTGAAGGCGTCCCCAAGGGTGACGCCCTCGCCACCGCACGCATCGCGGGCATCATGGGCGCCAAACGCACCCCGGACCTGATCCCGCTGTGTCACCCGTTGTCGGTGTCCGGTGTGAAACTGGATCTGTCGGTAGCGGACGACGCCGTGGAGATCGTGGCCACCGTGAAGACCACGGACCGCACGGGCGTCGAGATGGAGGCCCTCACCGCCGTCTCCGTCGCCGCGCTCACCGTGATCGACATGGTCAAGGCGGTCGACAAGGGAGCGGTCATCACGGACGTACGGGTCGAGGAGAAGACGGGCGGCAAGTCGGGCGACTGGAGCCGGGCATGA
- a CDS encoding alpha/beta fold hydrolase — MSRLMNVASGPYAPPAPARELTAISADGARLHVEIHGPVDDTAAPAVVLAHGWTCSTAFWAAQIRELAADHRVIAYDQRGHGRSPASPACSTDALADDLEAVLKATLAPGEKAVIAGHSMGGMTVMAAATRPGFREHAGAVLLCSTGSSRLVAESTVVPMRPGRLRTWLTKHVLGSRAPLGPVTPIARAILKYATMGPGSAPHMVEACARIVHACPRKVRYAWSNVLDLLDLDHGVRELAVPTAVVVGTADRLTPPVHARSLAAALPHCLGVTELPGLGHMTPVEAPELVTGKIRELVTTYTQDRTHQQADTYTQVKEGA, encoded by the coding sequence GTGAGCCGGCTGATGAACGTCGCCTCGGGGCCCTACGCCCCGCCCGCCCCCGCCCGTGAGCTGACGGCCATATCCGCCGACGGCGCCCGGCTGCACGTCGAGATACACGGTCCCGTGGACGACACCGCCGCGCCCGCCGTCGTCCTCGCGCACGGCTGGACCTGCTCGACCGCCTTCTGGGCGGCGCAGATCCGGGAGCTCGCCGCCGACCACCGGGTCATCGCCTACGACCAGCGCGGCCACGGACGCAGCCCGGCGAGCCCCGCCTGCAGCACCGACGCCCTCGCCGACGACCTCGAAGCCGTCCTGAAGGCGACCCTCGCACCCGGCGAGAAGGCGGTGATAGCCGGGCACTCCATGGGCGGCATGACGGTGATGGCCGCTGCCACGCGCCCGGGGTTCCGGGAGCATGCCGGTGCCGTCCTGCTGTGCAGCACCGGCTCCTCGCGGCTGGTAGCCGAGTCCACGGTCGTACCCATGCGTCCGGGGCGGCTGCGGACCTGGCTGACCAAGCACGTCCTCGGGTCGCGGGCGCCGCTCGGGCCGGTCACGCCGATCGCCCGGGCGATCCTCAAGTACGCGACGATGGGCCCCGGTTCGGCCCCGCACATGGTCGAGGCGTGCGCGCGGATCGTGCACGCGTGCCCGCGCAAGGTGCGGTACGCCTGGTCGAACGTGCTCGACCTGCTCGATCTCGACCACGGCGTACGGGAGTTGGCGGTGCCGACCGCGGTCGTCGTCGGTACGGCCGACCGTCTGACCCCGCCGGTGCACGCGCGCTCGCTGGCAGCCGCGCTGCCGCACTGTCTCGGCGTCACCGAGCTGCCCGGCCTCGGGCACATGACGCCGGTCGAGGCGCCCGAGCTGGTGACCGGGAAGATACGGGAACTCGTCACGACGTACACGCAGGACCGGACGCATCAGCAGGCCGACACGTACACGCAGGTGAAGGAGGGCGCATGA
- a CDS encoding exodeoxyribonuclease III — MLTVTSVNVNGLRAAAKKGFVAWLAGTEADVLCLQEVRAEPQQLPEQVRTPDGWHVVHAPAAAKGRAGVSLYTRREPDRIQVGFGSSEFDASGRYVEADLPGVTVASLYLPSGEVGTERQDEKVRFMGEFLAYLKGLRERAAADGREVLVCGDWNIAHQQADLKNWRGNTKNSGFLPEEREWLGQVFAPAAGGYVDVVRSLHPDAEGPYSWWSYRGRAFDNDTGWRIDYHVATPGLAAKALKGYVERAATHGERWSDHAPVTVVYDR, encoded by the coding sequence GTGCTCACTGTGACCTCTGTGAATGTGAACGGGCTGCGGGCCGCCGCGAAGAAGGGCTTCGTGGCGTGGCTCGCCGGCACCGAAGCCGATGTGCTGTGCCTGCAGGAGGTGCGCGCGGAGCCGCAGCAGCTGCCCGAGCAGGTCCGCACGCCCGACGGCTGGCACGTGGTGCACGCGCCCGCGGCCGCCAAGGGGCGCGCCGGCGTCTCCCTCTACACCCGCCGTGAGCCCGACCGCATCCAGGTCGGCTTCGGGTCGAGCGAGTTCGACGCCAGTGGGCGTTACGTCGAGGCCGACCTGCCCGGTGTGACGGTCGCCTCCCTCTACCTCCCCTCCGGCGAGGTCGGCACCGAGCGGCAGGACGAGAAGGTCCGCTTCATGGGCGAGTTCCTCGCCTATCTGAAGGGCCTGCGCGAGCGCGCCGCCGCCGACGGCCGCGAGGTCCTCGTCTGCGGCGACTGGAACATCGCCCACCAGCAGGCCGACCTGAAGAACTGGCGCGGCAACACCAAGAACTCCGGGTTCCTGCCGGAGGAGCGGGAGTGGCTCGGCCAGGTGTTCGCCCCCGCCGCCGGCGGTTACGTCGACGTCGTACGGTCGCTGCACCCGGACGCCGAGGGGCCGTACTCCTGGTGGTCGTACCGCGGGCGGGCCTTCGACAACGACACCGGCTGGCGCATCGACTACCACGTGGCGACGCCGGGGCTGGCCGCCAAGGCGCTCAAGGGGTACGTCGAGCGGGCGGCGACGCATGGGGAGCGGTGGTCGGATCACGCGCCGGTGACCGTGGTCTACGACCGGTAG
- a CDS encoding GNAT family N-acetyltransferase yields the protein MLGDGDVVLRPIKMRDQRAWREVNRRNRDWLRPWEATIPPPTPSGPIAHRPTYRQMVRHLRSEANSGRILPFVIEYQGRLVGQLTVAGITWGSMCSGHVGYWVDEAVAGRGVMPTAVALVVDHCFRTVGLHRIEVCIRPENRPSRRVVEKLGFREEGLRPRYLHIDGAWRDHLVFALTAEEAPEGLLSRWHRARSQQTPHTNPQNTRGNPA from the coding sequence GTGCTGGGGGACGGCGATGTCGTCCTCCGGCCGATAAAGATGCGCGACCAACGGGCCTGGCGCGAGGTCAACCGGCGCAACCGGGACTGGCTGCGCCCCTGGGAGGCGACCATTCCGCCGCCCACGCCCAGCGGGCCGATCGCCCACCGGCCGACCTACCGCCAGATGGTCCGGCATCTGCGGTCCGAGGCGAACTCGGGCCGGATACTGCCGTTCGTCATCGAGTACCAGGGGCGGCTGGTCGGGCAGTTGACGGTCGCCGGTATCACCTGGGGCTCGATGTGTTCGGGGCATGTCGGTTACTGGGTGGACGAGGCGGTGGCGGGCCGCGGGGTGATGCCGACCGCCGTGGCGCTCGTCGTGGACCACTGTTTCCGCACCGTCGGTCTGCACCGCATCGAGGTCTGCATTCGCCCCGAGAACCGCCCGAGCCGCCGGGTCGTGGAGAAACTCGGATTCCGCGAGGAGGGGCTGCGTCCCCGATATCTCCACATCGACGGAGCCTGGCGGGACCATCTCGTCTTCGCGCTCACGGCGGAGGAGGCGCCGGAAGGGTTGCTGAGCCGCTGGCACCGGGCACGCTCGCAGCAGACGCCGCACACGAACCCGCAGAACACCCGGGGGAATCCCGCGTAG
- the glpR gene encoding gephyrin-like molybdotransferase receptor GlpR produces MSSSGLIYAVIVGAWAAYLVPMWLRRQDELNEARPTERFSTAIRLLSGRAGMERRYAKDLRARSTDEGEPSADDPGDVTESVDVRAFAMPPTRPQTQAAVQAQAPERPEPARESPREPAPKSAPERANASVPEPGSGAADKARKRVPAARRPPVDEAAAARARRLKVLARRRRTTVALFIAFTLGAIVAAVGGLALLWAPGVPAVMLSGYIAYLRSQERRRFAYQMDRRSAEVAAQRLREHARQSRRRGTADTGAGIDEPDERPEPGTDTGMSALAADRRALVEQTDHAEWVDQQRERQRRPGHGDSWEPVPVPLPTYVTAPVAPRATPDVDLGAPDAWSSARSSTVGRDRDAGAEAGSASAGARQDGAAGEGTPRDGSARGAESDDAARDEEKGEGGGRSDARRAASARRARERGRTPLFDQYEDGDRPRAANE; encoded by the coding sequence GTGAGCAGCAGCGGCCTCATCTACGCAGTCATTGTCGGGGCCTGGGCCGCCTACTTGGTGCCGATGTGGCTCCGTAGGCAGGACGAGCTGAACGAGGCCCGTCCGACGGAACGCTTCAGCACAGCCATCCGGTTGCTGTCCGGACGGGCGGGGATGGAGCGCCGGTACGCCAAGGACCTGCGCGCGCGCTCCACCGACGAGGGGGAGCCCAGCGCCGATGACCCGGGCGACGTCACCGAGTCGGTGGACGTCCGGGCCTTCGCCATGCCTCCGACCCGTCCGCAGACCCAGGCGGCGGTTCAGGCCCAGGCACCGGAGCGCCCGGAGCCGGCGCGTGAATCCCCCCGCGAACCAGCGCCCAAGTCGGCCCCGGAACGCGCCAACGCATCCGTGCCCGAACCGGGCTCCGGTGCGGCGGACAAGGCGCGCAAACGCGTGCCCGCGGCCCGGCGTCCCCCTGTGGACGAGGCGGCCGCGGCACGGGCGCGGCGCTTGAAGGTGCTGGCGCGCCGGAGACGCACCACCGTCGCACTCTTCATCGCCTTCACGCTCGGGGCGATCGTCGCCGCGGTCGGAGGGCTCGCGTTGCTGTGGGCGCCCGGCGTTCCCGCGGTGATGCTCAGCGGGTACATCGCGTATCTGCGCTCCCAGGAGCGCCGCCGATTCGCGTACCAGATGGACCGGCGCAGTGCCGAGGTCGCCGCGCAGCGGCTGCGCGAGCATGCGCGCCAGTCCCGGCGGCGCGGCACCGCCGACACCGGTGCCGGGATCGACGAGCCCGACGAGAGGCCCGAACCAGGCACGGACACCGGGATGTCCGCGCTCGCCGCGGACCGGCGTGCCCTCGTCGAGCAGACCGATCACGCCGAGTGGGTCGACCAGCAGCGCGAGCGCCAGCGCCGGCCCGGACACGGGGACAGCTGGGAGCCGGTGCCGGTGCCGTTGCCGACGTATGTGACCGCGCCGGTCGCTCCGCGGGCCACCCCCGACGTGGATCTCGGCGCGCCGGACGCGTGGAGCTCGGCACGGTCGAGCACCGTCGGGCGGGACCGGGACGCGGGGGCCGAGGCGGGCTCCGCTTCCGCCGGCGCGCGGCAGGACGGTGCGGCCGGCGAGGGCACGCCTCGGGACGGTTCCGCGCGGGGCGCCGAGTCGGACGACGCGGCTCGTGACGAGGAGAAGGGCGAGGGGGGCGGTCGTAGCGACGCCCGCCGCGCCGCTTCCGCCCGCCGGGCGCGCGAGCGGGGCCGTACGCCACTGTTCGACCAGTACGAGGACGGCGACCGCCCGCGCGCGGCGAACGAGTAG
- a CDS encoding GNAT family N-acetyltransferase: MYIRHVSFDHPDAVKLNDQVQAEYGVRYGDGGDATSLAPADFEPPNGLYLIAYDELGTPVASGGWRAQDENGEGNADGDAELKRMYVVDQMRGRGLARRILAALEEDARAAGRTRMVLETGAKQPEAVALYTSSGYEPCEKFGYYRFHELSLCYAKAL, translated from the coding sequence ATGTATATACGTCACGTCTCCTTCGACCACCCCGACGCCGTCAAGCTCAACGACCAGGTGCAGGCCGAGTACGGCGTCCGCTACGGCGACGGCGGCGACGCCACCTCCCTCGCCCCGGCGGACTTCGAGCCGCCGAACGGCCTCTACCTGATCGCCTACGACGAGCTCGGCACCCCCGTCGCCTCCGGCGGCTGGCGCGCCCAGGACGAGAACGGCGAGGGCAACGCGGACGGGGACGCCGAGCTCAAGCGGATGTACGTCGTCGATCAGATGCGCGGGCGGGGCCTGGCGAGACGCATCCTGGCCGCACTGGAGGAGGATGCGCGGGCGGCGGGCCGCACGCGCATGGTGCTGGAGACCGGCGCCAAGCAGCCGGAAGCGGTGGCGCTGTACACGTCCAGCGGGTACGAGCCGTGCGAGAAGTTCGGCTACTACCGCTTCCACGAGCTGAGCCTGTGTTACGCCAAGGCACTGTGA
- a CDS encoding molybdenum cofactor biosynthesis protein B: protein MTLDDSVGGALVAPYAALVITASNRAPAGVYEDKGGPLITEGLRRFGFAVDGPQVVPDGDPVEAALRAGVDAGYDVIVTTGGTGISPTDRTPEATRAVLDFEVPGIPEAIRAFGREKVPTAALSRGLAGVAGSTLIINLPGSSGGVKDGLAVLEPLLIHAVDQIRGGDHPRPSSGGAS from the coding sequence ATGACTCTGGACGATTCGGTGGGCGGCGCGCTGGTCGCGCCGTATGCCGCCTTGGTCATCACCGCCTCCAACAGGGCGCCCGCCGGGGTCTATGAGGACAAGGGTGGCCCGCTGATCACTGAGGGCCTCAGGCGCTTCGGTTTCGCGGTCGACGGCCCGCAGGTCGTCCCAGACGGTGACCCCGTCGAGGCCGCCCTGCGCGCCGGTGTCGACGCCGGGTACGACGTCATCGTGACCACGGGCGGCACGGGCATCTCGCCGACCGACCGCACACCGGAGGCGACCCGCGCCGTCCTCGACTTCGAGGTGCCGGGCATTCCCGAGGCGATCAGGGCGTTCGGACGGGAGAAGGTGCCCACGGCGGCGCTGTCACGGGGGCTCGCCGGAGTCGCCGGGAGCACGCTGATCATCAACCTGCCCGGTTCCAGCGGCGGGGTGAAGGACGGTCTGGCCGTCCTGGAGCCCCTCCTGATCCACGCCGTCGACCAGATCCGCGGCGGCGACCACCCCAGACCCAGCAGTGGGGGTGCGAGCTGA
- a CDS encoding flavin-containing monooxygenase, giving the protein MAEREHVRVAVVGSGFGGLGAAVRLRREGVTDFVVLERADSVGGTWRDNTYPGCACDVPSHLYSFSFAPHPDWPRTFSGQEHIRAYLEHVTDVFRLRPHIRFGSEVKRMTWNGERLCWDIETSSGSLSADFVVSATGPLSDPRIPDIPGLDSFPGKVFHSARWDHDYDLRGKRVAMVGTGASAIQIVPAVQPEVERLTLFQRTPPWVMPRVDRAISGAERALHRALPVTAQLRRGLLWGIRELQVQAFTKHPDQLGFIEQLAKRNMGRSIKDPALRAKLTPDYRIGCKRILLSSEYYPALAQPNVDVVASGLSEIRGSTVVAADGSEAEVDAIVFGTGFHVTDMPIAERVVGADGKTLAEAWKGGMEALRGASAAGFPNWMTIIGPNTGLGNSSMILMIESQLNYMADFVHQLNVLGGRVALDARPSAVAAWNRRVQERMKRTVWNTGGCTSWYLDANGRNATIWPGTTSEFRRVTRRVDLAEYVVVRACAGESTEGEASNESAEVTA; this is encoded by the coding sequence ATGGCCGAACGCGAACATGTGAGGGTCGCGGTGGTCGGGTCCGGGTTCGGCGGGCTGGGGGCCGCCGTACGGCTGCGGCGCGAGGGCGTCACCGACTTCGTCGTCCTGGAGCGGGCCGACAGCGTCGGCGGCACCTGGCGGGACAACACCTACCCGGGGTGCGCGTGCGACGTGCCGTCCCATCTGTACTCGTTCTCCTTCGCGCCCCATCCCGACTGGCCGCGCACCTTCTCCGGGCAGGAGCACATCCGCGCCTACCTGGAGCACGTCACGGACGTCTTCCGGCTGCGCCCCCACATCCGCTTCGGCTCGGAGGTGAAGCGGATGACCTGGAACGGCGAGCGGCTGTGCTGGGACATCGAGACCAGCAGCGGGAGTCTCTCGGCCGACTTCGTCGTCTCCGCCACCGGGCCGCTGTCCGACCCCAGGATCCCCGACATCCCGGGGCTGGACTCCTTCCCCGGGAAGGTCTTCCACTCCGCCCGCTGGGACCACGACTACGACCTGCGCGGCAAGCGCGTCGCCATGGTCGGCACCGGCGCCTCCGCCATCCAGATCGTGCCGGCCGTCCAGCCCGAGGTCGAGCGGCTCACGCTCTTCCAGCGCACCCCGCCCTGGGTCATGCCCCGCGTCGACCGCGCCATCAGCGGCGCCGAGCGCGCCCTGCACCGGGCCCTGCCCGTCACCGCGCAGCTGCGGCGCGGGCTGCTGTGGGGCATTCGGGAGTTGCAGGTGCAGGCCTTCACCAAGCACCCCGACCAGCTGGGCTTCATCGAGCAGTTGGCCAAGCGGAACATGGGCCGCTCCATCAAGGACCCGGCCCTGCGTGCCAAGCTGACCCCGGACTACCGCATCGGCTGCAAGCGGATCCTGCTGAGCAGCGAGTACTACCCGGCGCTCGCCCAGCCCAATGTGGACGTCGTCGCCAGCGGGCTGAGCGAGATCCGCGGCTCTACCGTCGTGGCGGCCGACGGGAGCGAGGCCGAGGTCGACGCGATCGTCTTCGGTACGGGGTTCCACGTCACCGACATGCCCATCGCCGAGCGGGTGGTGGGTGCGGACGGCAAGACCCTCGCCGAGGCGTGGAAGGGCGGGATGGAGGCGCTGCGCGGCGCGTCCGCCGCCGGGTTCCCGAACTGGATGACCATCATCGGGCCCAACACGGGGCTCGGGAACTCCTCCATGATCCTGATGATCGAGTCCCAGCTGAACTACATGGCCGACTTCGTCCACCAGTTGAACGTACTGGGCGGCCGCGTGGCTCTCGACGCCCGGCCGAGCGCCGTGGCCGCCTGGAACCGGCGGGTGCAGGAGCGGATGAAGCGGACGGTGTGGAACACGGGCGGCTGCACCAGCTGGTACCTGGACGCCAACGGCCGTAACGCGACCATCTGGCCCGGTACGACATCGGAGTTCCGGCGGGTCACACGGCGGGTGGATCTCGCCGAGTACGTCGTCGTCCGGGCCTGCGCCGGCGAGAGCACCGAAGGCGAAGCGAGCAACGAGAGCGCGGAGGTGACCGCGTGA
- a CDS encoding MFS transporter — protein sequence MEKAAAALPASRTAPLRSVAFRRFLWANLVSATGSAMAPLALAYSVIGEGGGAGDLGLVLATNTVPTVVFLLVGGVLADRLSRSRMLFLGNLLAAAAQGALAVTVAMGHASTSSIAVCGFVSGTAVAFTVPAAQGAVGQIVPGEQLQQANALLRLPGNAVKVLGPVVGGVVVAVSGPAWALAFDALTFAVAAVLLLGLRLDAPVTVTSALSDLRQGWTGFWSRTWLWTYTASGTVVVAAWLAGYQLLGPVVAAQRYAGARDWGLVQGAFAAGLLAGTVVCLRWRPYRLLAVAVAGGMPLAAPLLVMGWGLPLPWVLLAALLAGVGLDVAIVAWSTAFQQHVPQGELGRMSAFNSVGERLAIPLGYLLTALAVGTWDNRTVLVACAGLVVAAVVLNLCVRDVYRINRRSAGG from the coding sequence GTGGAGAAGGCCGCCGCAGCGTTACCAGCCTCGCGTACGGCGCCGTTGCGGAGCGTGGCCTTCCGGCGGTTCCTGTGGGCCAATCTCGTCTCCGCCACCGGGTCCGCCATGGCGCCCCTCGCGCTCGCCTACTCCGTGATCGGGGAGGGCGGCGGGGCCGGGGACCTCGGGCTGGTGCTGGCCACGAACACCGTGCCGACGGTCGTGTTCCTTCTCGTGGGCGGAGTGCTCGCGGACCGGCTGTCCCGGAGCCGGATGCTCTTCCTCGGCAATCTGCTGGCGGCCGCAGCCCAGGGGGCGCTCGCTGTGACCGTCGCCATGGGACACGCGTCGACGAGCTCCATCGCGGTCTGCGGCTTCGTCTCCGGCACGGCGGTGGCCTTCACCGTCCCCGCCGCTCAGGGCGCCGTGGGCCAGATCGTCCCCGGGGAGCAGTTGCAGCAGGCCAACGCCCTGCTCAGGCTGCCGGGCAACGCCGTCAAGGTGCTCGGACCGGTGGTCGGCGGAGTCGTCGTCGCGGTCAGCGGCCCGGCCTGGGCGCTGGCCTTTGACGCGCTCACCTTCGCCGTCGCCGCCGTACTGCTGCTCGGGCTGCGCCTGGACGCACCGGTCACCGTCACCAGCGCCCTGAGCGATCTGCGGCAGGGATGGACCGGGTTCTGGTCGCGGACCTGGCTGTGGACCTACACGGCGTCCGGGACCGTCGTCGTCGCCGCGTGGCTGGCGGGGTACCAGCTGCTCGGGCCCGTCGTGGCGGCGCAGCGGTACGCGGGGGCGCGTGACTGGGGGCTGGTGCAGGGCGCGTTCGCGGCGGGGCTGCTGGCCGGGACGGTGGTGTGTCTGCGCTGGCGGCCGTACCGGTTGCTCGCGGTGGCCGTCGCGGGCGGCATGCCGCTCGCCGCGCCGCTGCTCGTCATGGGCTGGGGACTGCCGCTGCCCTGGGTGCTGTTGGCCGCGCTGCTCGCGGGGGTCGGGCTGGACGTGGCGATCGTCGCGTGGTCGACCGCCTTCCAACAGCATGTGCCGCAAGGCGAGTTGGGGCGCATGAGTGCGTTCAACAGTGTCGGTGAGCGGCTGGCGATTCCCCTCGGCTACCTTCTGACCGCCCTCGCGGTCGGCACCTGGGACAACCGGACGGTGCTGGTGGCGTGCGCCGGTCTGGTCGTCGCCGCTGTCGTCCTCAACCTCTGTGTGCGGGACGTGTATCGCATCAACCGGCGCTCAGCGGGCGGTTGA
- the glp gene encoding gephyrin-like molybdotransferase Glp: protein MSTAAIRPAGQDHLWSVDEHLEDILATVRPLEPIELQLLDAQGCVLVEDVTVPVSLPPFDNSSMDGYAVRVADVAGASEEFPAVLEVVGDVAAGQAELLQVGPGQAARIMTGAPLPPGAETVVPVEWTDGGLGEGPVTGMQARSLAPEGAHGQVHIHRPAEARAHVRAKGSDVKSGDRALEAGTVLGPPQIALLAAIGRGTVRVRPRPRVVVMSTGSELVQPDEDLGHGQIYDSNSFALTAAARDAGAIAYRVGAVADDAETLRSTIEDQLVRADLMVTTGGVSVGAYDVVKEALSHAADEDEAGSGVEFRKLAMQPGKPQGFGSIGPDHTPLLALPGNPVSSYVSFELFVRPAIRTLMGLEDVHRPRTTATLSADEALSSPKGRRQFLRGTYADGTVRPVGGAGSHLIAALAHADALIVVPEDVESVEPGSEVEVVLLG, encoded by the coding sequence TTGAGCACCGCCGCGATCCGCCCCGCCGGCCAGGACCACCTCTGGTCGGTGGACGAACACCTGGAGGACATCCTCGCGACCGTCCGTCCCCTCGAACCCATCGAGCTGCAACTCCTCGACGCCCAGGGCTGTGTCCTGGTCGAGGACGTCACGGTGCCGGTCTCCCTGCCGCCGTTCGACAACAGCTCCATGGACGGGTACGCGGTGCGGGTCGCGGATGTCGCGGGCGCGAGCGAGGAGTTCCCCGCCGTCCTGGAGGTCGTCGGGGACGTCGCGGCGGGCCAGGCCGAGCTGCTCCAGGTGGGCCCCGGCCAGGCCGCCCGCATCATGACCGGCGCCCCGCTGCCGCCCGGCGCCGAAACCGTCGTTCCGGTGGAGTGGACCGACGGCGGCCTCGGCGAGGGCCCGGTGACCGGGATGCAGGCCCGCAGCCTCGCCCCCGAAGGCGCCCACGGCCAGGTGCACATCCACCGGCCGGCCGAGGCACGCGCGCACGTACGCGCGAAGGGCAGCGACGTGAAGTCCGGCGACCGCGCCCTCGAAGCCGGCACCGTCCTCGGCCCGCCGCAGATCGCCCTGCTCGCCGCGATCGGCCGCGGCACGGTACGCGTGCGCCCCCGCCCGCGCGTGGTCGTCATGTCCACCGGCAGTGAACTCGTCCAGCCCGACGAGGACCTGGGCCACGGCCAGATCTACGACTCCAACAGCTTCGCCCTCACCGCCGCGGCCCGGGACGCCGGCGCCATCGCCTACCGCGTGGGCGCCGTCGCCGACGACGCCGAGACCCTGCGCTCCACCATCGAGGACCAGCTCGTCCGCGCCGACCTCATGGTCACCACCGGCGGCGTGAGCGTCGGGGCCTACGACGTCGTCAAGGAGGCGTTGTCCCACGCCGCCGACGAGGACGAGGCCGGCAGCGGCGTCGAGTTCCGCAAGCTCGCCATGCAGCCCGGCAAGCCCCAGGGCTTCGGCTCCATCGGCCCCGACCACACCCCGCTGCTCGCACTCCCGGGCAACCCGGTGTCGTCGTACGTCTCCTTCGAGCTGTTCGTGCGCCCCGCTATCCGCACCCTGATGGGCCTGGAGGACGTCCACCGCCCCCGGACGACCGCGACCCTGTCGGCGGACGAGGCCCTGAGCTCGCCCAAGGGGCGCCGGCAGTTCCTGCGCGGGACGTACGCCGACGGCACGGTGCGGCCGGTCGGCGGCGCCGGATCCCACCTGATCGCGGCCCTCGCGCACGCGGACGCGCTGATCGTGGTCCCCGAGGACGTGGAGAGCGTCGAGCCCGGCAGCGAGGTCGAGGTGGTCCTGCTCGGCTGA
- a CDS encoding MerR family transcriptional regulator gives MTEKREYRMEELARLAGITVRTLRFYRERKLIPPPRREGRIAWYDDHHLARLRTIAALLERGHTLTGIAELAEALDHGRDVADLLGVAAPTEEEPVHLTPEELASRFEGQVTPENLALALDLGYLGTDGDEIVHVSRSLLDVSSALVREGIPLAEVLAAGKRVREHVDDLAEMFADLVLRHTGENDLQRLRPLARSVVEAELSLALDRRLRKQTEQG, from the coding sequence GTGACCGAGAAGCGTGAATACCGCATGGAGGAGCTGGCCCGCCTGGCCGGCATCACGGTGCGCACCCTGCGCTTCTACCGCGAGCGCAAGCTGATCCCGCCGCCCCGCCGCGAGGGCCGCATCGCCTGGTACGACGACCACCACCTGGCCCGCCTGCGCACGATCGCCGCCCTCCTGGAGCGCGGCCACACCCTCACCGGCATCGCGGAACTCGCCGAGGCCCTCGATCACGGCCGCGACGTCGCCGACCTCCTCGGCGTCGCCGCCCCCACCGAGGAGGAGCCGGTCCACCTCACCCCCGAGGAACTCGCCTCCCGCTTCGAGGGCCAGGTCACCCCGGAGAACCTCGCCCTCGCCCTGGACCTCGGCTACCTCGGCACCGACGGCGACGAGATCGTCCACGTCAGCCGCAGCCTGCTGGACGTCTCCTCGGCGCTGGTCCGCGAGGGCATCCCCCTCGCGGAGGTCCTGGCGGCGGGCAAGCGCGTCCGCGAACACGTCGACGACCTCGCGGAGATGTTCGCCGACCTGGTACTCCGCCACACCGGCGAGAACGACCTCCAACGCCTGCGCCCGCTCGCCCGGAGCGTGGTGGAGGCGGAGCTGTCACTGGCCCTGGACCGGCGGCTGCGCAAGCAGACCGAGCAGGGGTGA